One Chloroflexota bacterium genomic window, GGTGAGCACCTGGTATTGGACTATGCCAACGGCAAGTTGGAGTTGCGCTACAACCCCAAGTTGGAGCATCTCATCCCGCAAGAGGTGAAAGCCAAGATCGAGGCCACCAAGCAGGCCATTATGCGCGGCGAGTTGGTGATTGAACTGCCAAAGGAATAGACGGCGGGAGGGGAGGAGGAAACCCGCAGAGGGGAGCCTCCTCCCCACACTAACGAAGGGCGGTAAACAAAGGTGAGCCAACAAAGTGTGAATCCGCAAGGAGAGGCCCTGGGCTTAGAGAAACGCATCGAATCCGTGGAGATGAGGGGCATCGTCAAGAGATTCCCCGGCGTCCTGGCCAATGACCACATTGACTTCGACGTCCATGCTGGGGAAATCCACGCCCTGTTAGGCGAAAATGGGGCGGGCAAAACGACCCTGATGAATGTCCTCTACGGCCTCTACCAACCCGACGAGGGGGAGATATACGTCAATGGCCGTCGTGTGGTGATCGGTTCGCCCTATCAGGCCATCAAGTTGGGCATCGGCATGGTCCACCAGCACTTTATGCTGGCCCAACCCCTCACCGTAGCAGAAAACGTAGTTCTCGGCTTGCCCTCGCCTCGGGAGCCACTATTAGATCTCGCCCAGGCGGAAAAGCGAATCAACGAGATCTCCCAGGCCTATGGCTTGAAAGTGGACCCCCGGGCCCAAGTCTGGCAACTTGCGGTAGGAGAGCAACAGCGCGTGGAGATCATTAAGGCCCTCTACCGCCAAGCAGCCCTTTTGATTCTGGATGAGCCCACTGCAGTCCTCACCCCGCAAGAAGTGAAAGAACTCTTCGTTGTCCTGCGCCGTATGGCGGAACAGGGACACGCCATTATCTTCATCACCCATAAGTTGCACGAAGTGATGGCCCTCAGCGACCGCATCACGGTGCTCAAGGCCGGGCGGGTGGTGGCCACCGTGAACCGCAGCGATGCCACTCCCGAGAAGTTGGCCCAGATGATGGTGGGGCGGGAGGTGCTCTTCCGGCTGCCCAAGGAGAAGGTGGAAAAAGGCAGGGTGATTCTGCAAGTCAAGAGTCTGGAAGCCCTAGGCGATAAGGGATTGCCGGCCCTGAAAGAGGTCTCTCTGGCCGTGCACCAGAGGGAGATCCTGGGGATTGCCGGGGTTTCGGGTAACGGGCAGCGAGAACTGGCTGAGGTTATCGCCGGCCTGCGCCCGGCCAGGGAGGGCAAAGTCCTCATTGACGGACAGGATGTGACCAACCGCTCGCCGTGCGACATCATCGAGCAGGGGCTCGCTTATATCCCGGAGGAGCGGCTGCAGATGGGGGTGGTCACCGACTTCTCAGTGGCCGAGAACATGATCCTGGAAACCCATGGCCAGAGGCCTTTCGCCGATGGGGGCTTTCTGCCCCTCAATCGGTGCTGGTTCCTGAACCGGCGCGCCATTGAGGACTACGCCACGCAGAAGATCAGCGAATACGATGTGAAGACCCCTGACCTCAGGACTCCGGCCAGACATCTCTCCGGCGGTAACATCCAGAGGCTCATCTTGGCCCGCGAACTGTCGCGCCAGCCCAAGTTGTTGCTTGCCGCCCAGCCCACGCGTGGGTTGGACATCGGCGCTACCGAGTACATCCGCCGCAAACTCCTCGAAGAGCGGGCGCGGGGCACTGCCATCCTGCTGATATCCGAGGATCTGGACGAGATCCTGGCCCTGAGCGATCGCATCGCCGT contains:
- a CDS encoding ABC transporter ATP-binding protein, giving the protein MRGIVKRFPGVLANDHIDFDVHAGEIHALLGENGAGKTTLMNVLYGLYQPDEGEIYVNGRRVVIGSPYQAIKLGIGMVHQHFMLAQPLTVAENVVLGLPSPREPLLDLAQAEKRINEISQAYGLKVDPRAQVWQLAVGEQQRVEIIKALYRQAALLILDEPTAVLTPQEVKELFVVLRRMAEQGHAIIFITHKLHEVMALSDRITVLKAGRVVATVNRSDATPEKLAQMMVGREVLFRLPKEKVEKGRVILQVKSLEALGDKGLPALKEVSLAVHQREILGIAGVSGNGQRELAEVIAGLRPAREGKVLIDGQDVTNRSPCDIIEQGLAYIPEERLQMGVVTDFSVAENMILETHGQRPFADGGFLPLNRCWFLNRRAIEDYATQKISEYDVKTPDLRTPARHLSGGNIQRLILARELSRQPKLLLAAQPTRGLDIGATEYIRRKLLEERARGTAILLISEDLDEILALSDRIAVMYEGEIVGIVPGEGADVEQLGLMMAGALRLEAGPTQ